The following proteins are co-located in the Dromiciops gliroides isolate mDroGli1 chromosome 2, mDroGli1.pri, whole genome shotgun sequence genome:
- the LOC122739031 gene encoding olfactory receptor 1J4-like: protein MGSDNRTSVSEFLLLGLPIRPHHQVFFYILFLSMYLTTLFGNLLIILLIRLDSRLHTPMYFFLSHLAFTDVCFSSVTAPKMLVNMQTGSQTISYNGCISQMYFFIFFTDLDSFLLTAMAYDRYVAICHPLHYTTVMSQNLCSLMVIGSWILSCASSLTHTLLLARLSFCADNTIAHYFCDLAALLKLSCSDISLNELVIFTLGVAVITLPLTCVLVSYIRIVVTILKIPSTNGICKALSTCGSHLSVVSLYYGTIIGQYFFPSSSNSNIKDIISGMMYTVVTPMLNPFIYSLRNRDINGALKKVLTRGISFIARAMK, encoded by the coding sequence ATGGGAAGTGACAACAGGACAAgtgtctctgaattcctcctcctGGGACTCCCCATCAGACCACACCACCAGGTCTTCTTTTACATCCTATTCTTGAGTATGTATCTCACCACACTGTTTGGGAACCTGCTTATCATCTTGCTCATCAGATTAGACTCTCGCCTTCATACCCCTATGTATTTCTTCCTCAGTCACTTGGCCTTCACTGATGTCTGTTTCTCATCAGTCACTGCCCCAAAGATGCTGGTGAACATGCAGACAGGGAGCCAAACCATTTCCTACAATGGATGCATCTCACAGAtgtatttcttcatattctttactGATCTGGATAGCTTCCTACTCACTGCAATGGCTTATGATCGCTATGTTGCCATCTGTCAccctctccactataccacagtCATGAGCCAGAATCTCTGCAGCCTGATGGTGATTGGGTCCTGGATCCTCTCCTGTGCCAGCTCCTTGACTCACACCCTTCTTTTGGCCCGACTATCCTTCTGTGCAGACAACACCATAGCCCACTACTTCTGTGACCTGGCTGCTTTGCTCAAGCTATCCTGCTCAGATATCTCCCTTAATGAACTAGTGATATTCACTTTAGGGGTAGCAGTCATTACACTGCCATTAACATGTGTACTTGTTTCTTACATCCGTATTGTTGTCACCATCCTGAAAATCCCTTCTACCAATGGGATCTGCAAAGCCTTGTCCACGTGTGGCTCACACCTCTCTGTGGTATCTTTATATTATGGGACAATCATTGGCCAGtactttttcccctcttccagCAACTCTAATATCAAAGACATCATCTCTGGTATGATGTATACAGTGGTGACTCCCATGCTGAACCCCTTCATCTACAGTCTGAGGAACAGAGATATTAATGGAGCCCTGAAGAAAGTCCTTACTAGGGGAATATCCTTCATAGCCAGAGCCATGAAATAA